A genomic stretch from Flavobacterium humidisoli includes:
- a CDS encoding MFS transporter: protein MTNISQKLSIKEKIGYSLGDLAANLVFQTLMTYLAYFYTDIYGLSPTDSSIIMLIVGLIAAFIFNPIIGVLADRTSTKWGKFRPWILITAIPLGVVALLAFSTPDFSYKGKVIYAVVTYTLLLFFYAGNNLPYSALSGVITGDMKERNSMSSYRFVAVMFAQFFVQVFMLGIIKSAGNGDKAVGIEKVMTALAIIGTIMLLITFLTTKERIIPKPEQKSSIKEDLSDLVKNRPWIIMLSLTTLVFVTLAMKGGSYVYYFENYVDKEQLAIFIQPILDTLSNIGLNHFGNDPVSAGFGLFNAGGIIFMIVGITLSKNLADKYGKRNVFGVFLFISTLFIIAFYFYPPTSISLMFFSQILHGFFYGITIPILWAMIADVADYSEWLNNRRATAIIFSAMMVGLKTGLSVGGALTTLFLGYFHYVPNAPEQSQTAINGIKLLVSIFPAIPFLIGAGLLFFYKINKEMEVQIETELKERRA, encoded by the coding sequence ATGACAAACATTTCACAAAAACTATCCATCAAAGAAAAAATTGGATACAGCTTAGGAGACTTAGCGGCCAATTTGGTTTTTCAAACTTTGATGACGTATTTGGCGTATTTCTACACCGACATTTACGGATTATCACCAACAGATTCTTCCATAATCATGCTTATTGTTGGATTAATAGCCGCTTTTATTTTTAATCCGATTATTGGGGTTTTGGCAGACAGAACCAGTACCAAATGGGGGAAATTTAGACCTTGGATTTTAATAACGGCAATTCCACTTGGAGTAGTGGCGCTATTAGCCTTTTCAACTCCTGATTTCTCCTATAAAGGAAAAGTGATTTATGCCGTTGTAACCTATACTTTATTATTGTTTTTTTATGCTGGAAACAATCTGCCTTATTCTGCTTTAAGTGGTGTTATTACGGGCGATATGAAAGAACGAAACAGTATGTCATCTTATCGCTTTGTGGCGGTTATGTTTGCTCAGTTTTTTGTTCAGGTTTTCATGCTTGGCATTATAAAAAGTGCTGGAAACGGCGATAAAGCAGTTGGAATTGAAAAAGTCATGACCGCATTAGCGATTATTGGAACGATTATGCTTTTAATTACGTTTTTAACTACCAAAGAAAGAATTATTCCGAAACCAGAACAAAAGTCAAGCATAAAAGAAGATTTAAGCGATTTAGTCAAAAATAGACCTTGGATCATTATGCTTTCGCTGACGACTTTAGTTTTTGTGACTTTGGCGATGAAAGGCGGTTCTTATGTATATTATTTTGAGAATTATGTTGATAAAGAGCAATTAGCCATTTTTATTCAGCCTATTCTAGATACTTTATCGAATATTGGTTTGAATCATTTTGGAAATGATCCTGTTTCAGCAGGTTTCGGTTTATTTAATGCGGGCGGAATCATTTTTATGATTGTTGGAATTACTTTGTCTAAAAATCTCGCTGACAAATACGGAAAACGAAATGTTTTTGGTGTATTTTTATTCATCTCGACTTTGTTCATTATTGCATTCTATTTTTATCCTCCAACATCAATTAGTCTGATGTTTTTCTCTCAAATCCTACACGGATTTTTCTACGGAATAACTATCCCAATTCTTTGGGCAATGATTGCCGATGTAGCCGATTATTCAGAATGGTTAAATAACCGTCGTGCAACCGCTATTATATTCTCTGCAATGATGGTTGGACTAAAAACAGGGCTGAGCGTGGGAGGTGCTTTGACCACTTTGTTTTTAGGTTATTTTCACTACGTTCCAAATGCCCCAGAGCAGTCTCAAACAGCCATAAATGGAATAAAATTACTAGTGAGTATTTTCCCTGCAATCCCTTTTTTAATTGGAGCTGGATTGTTGTTTTTCTATAAAATCAATAAAGAAATGGAAGTGCAAATTGAAACAGAATTAAAAGAAAGAAGAGCTTAA
- a CDS encoding endo-1,4-beta-xylanase: MKCIKPYLFAVTTLLAVSCTLQKETASLKDVYKNDFYIGTALSANQIEEKDKKEDSLIRKEFNAITAENIMKSMFTHPQKDKYDFTLSDKFVAYGEKNKMFIHGHTLIWHSQLAPWMEKIADSTEMKAFMKDHITTIVSKYKGRINSWDVVNEALNEDGTLRKSVFLNTLGEKYLVDAFKLAEKADPKAELYYNDYNIEEPAKRAGAIALIKKIKAEGGKVDGVGIQGHWRLESPSIEEIEKSILDYSALGIKVAFTELDITVLPNPWDLKGADVNQNFEGSAKMNPYPKALPDSVQTKLSERYASIFKLFLKHKDKISRVTFWGVHDGQSWLNDWPIKGRTNYPLLFDKDLKHKPAYESVLKLKDAKE, from the coding sequence ATGAAATGTATTAAACCTTATTTATTTGCCGTAACGACTTTGCTGGCTGTTAGCTGTACATTGCAAAAAGAAACCGCTTCATTAAAAGATGTTTACAAAAATGATTTCTATATTGGAACTGCTTTAAGCGCTAACCAAATCGAAGAAAAAGATAAAAAAGAAGATTCCTTGATTCGAAAAGAATTTAATGCAATTACGGCAGAAAATATAATGAAATCCATGTTTACACATCCTCAGAAAGATAAATACGATTTTACTTTGTCAGATAAATTTGTGGCATATGGCGAGAAGAATAAAATGTTTATTCATGGGCATACTTTGATTTGGCACAGTCAATTGGCGCCTTGGATGGAAAAGATTGCTGACAGTACAGAAATGAAAGCGTTTATGAAAGATCATATTACTACGATTGTTTCAAAATATAAGGGAAGAATCAATTCGTGGGACGTTGTAAACGAAGCGTTGAACGAGGACGGAACTTTACGAAAATCTGTTTTTTTGAATACGCTTGGCGAAAAATATTTAGTTGATGCTTTCAAACTCGCAGAAAAAGCAGATCCCAAAGCGGAGTTATATTACAACGATTATAATATCGAAGAACCCGCAAAAAGAGCTGGAGCAATCGCTTTAATTAAAAAAATAAAGGCTGAAGGCGGAAAAGTTGATGGAGTAGGTATTCAAGGGCACTGGAGATTGGAAAGTCCATCTATTGAAGAAATTGAGAAAAGTATTTTAGACTATTCGGCTTTAGGAATCAAAGTTGCTTTTACAGAGTTGGATATTACTGTTTTACCAAATCCGTGGGATTTAAAAGGAGCCGATGTAAATCAGAATTTCGAAGGAAGTGCCAAAATGAATCCCTATCCTAAAGCATTGCCGGATTCTGTTCAAACTAAATTATCAGAGCGTTATGCATCGATTTTTAAACTATTTTTAAAACATAAAGATAAAATCAGTAGAGTTACATTTTGGGGTGTTCATGATGGACAATCGTGGTTAAACGATTGGCCGATTAAAGGAAGAACCAATTATCCGCTTCTGTTTGACAAAGATTTAAAACACAAACCTGCTTATGAAAGCGTCTTAAAGTTGAAAGACGCTAAAGAATAA
- a CDS encoding GntR family transcriptional regulator gives MLKEEEKFEFIMNHESDIPKYQQLVDGITNAIAENILQKGDLLPSVNVICKTYQLSRDTVFKAYSILKDQKVIDSVPNKGYYVAGETRKVLLVLDTFKAYKEVLYHSVVNNLPDNVIIDVQFHHYNIDVFKTIINNGIGKYYKYVVMNFDHKEIAPALSAISKDKLLLIDWNIRADKTSNYVFQDFGKAFYESLTEAVDLFKKYKKIQFVYPDFTNHPWETVEFFKKFCSDFGFEYEVVTDPKKFSIEKGIAYISVSDRILGHFLEQCKEKDFEPGKDVGFLSYNETPMKKFIYKGISVVSTDFKEMGTKAAAFITHDEDTQCYVPTKLIIRESL, from the coding sequence ATGCTAAAAGAAGAAGAAAAATTTGAGTTTATAATGAATCACGAAAGTGATATTCCGAAGTATCAGCAGTTGGTGGACGGAATTACGAATGCTATTGCCGAGAATATTTTACAGAAAGGAGATTTACTTCCGTCTGTGAATGTAATCTGCAAGACCTATCAGCTTTCAAGGGATACGGTTTTTAAGGCTTATTCTATTCTGAAAGATCAAAAAGTAATTGATTCTGTGCCAAATAAAGGTTATTACGTAGCTGGCGAGACGAGAAAAGTGCTTTTGGTTTTAGATACATTTAAGGCTTATAAGGAGGTTTTATATCATTCGGTTGTGAATAATTTGCCAGATAATGTGATTATTGATGTACAGTTTCATCATTATAATATTGATGTTTTTAAAACAATCATTAATAACGGAATTGGAAAGTATTACAAATATGTCGTGATGAATTTTGATCACAAGGAAATCGCTCCGGCATTATCAGCGATTTCAAAAGATAAACTGCTTTTGATTGACTGGAATATTAGAGCTGATAAAACCAGTAATTATGTTTTTCAGGATTTTGGAAAAGCGTTTTATGAGTCATTGACAGAGGCAGTTGATTTGTTTAAAAAGTACAAAAAGATACAGTTTGTGTATCCAGATTTTACAAATCATCCGTGGGAAACGGTAGAGTTTTTTAAGAAATTCTGTTCCGATTTTGGTTTTGAATATGAGGTAGTTACAGATCCGAAGAAATTCAGCATCGAAAAAGGAATTGCTTATATCAGTGTAAGCGATAGGATTTTAGGGCACTTTTTGGAACAGTGCAAAGAGAAGGATTTTGAACCAGGGAAAGACGTTGGATTTTTATCGTACAACGAAACCCCGATGAAGAAATTTATTTACAAAGGAATTTCGGTTGTTTCGACTGATTTTAAAGAAATGGGAACCAAAGCAGCGGCATTTATTACGCATGATGAAGATACTCAGTGTTATGTGCCGACAAAATTAATAATAAGAGAATCATTGTAA
- a CDS encoding glycoside hydrolase family 43 protein, with protein sequence MPEDSIEHINFEEINDLAISKPLVSHMYTADPSAHVFNGKIYIYPSHDIDAGIPFNDNGDHFGMEDYHVFSMEDISSEVVDNGVALHVDDVAWAEKQMWAPDAAHKNGKYYLYFPAKRANGIFQIGVAISDSPIGPFVPEKEAIKGSYSIDPAVFEDGDGKHYIYFGGIWGGQLQKYRNNQYNQNNEEPLADEKALGPIVALLRDDMLEFAEDPKEIKILDENGNEILAGDNSRRFFEASWVHKYNEKYYFSYSTGDTHFICYAIGDNPYGPFTYQGRILNPVVGWTSHHSICEVEGEWYLFYHDSSLSKGVTHLRSMKVTKIDYLEDGSIITIDPYGIRRLID encoded by the coding sequence ATGCCTGAAGATAGCATTGAACACATTAATTTTGAAGAAATTAATGACTTGGCGATTTCAAAGCCTTTAGTATCCCATATGTACACAGCCGATCCTTCGGCACATGTATTCAACGGAAAAATTTACATTTACCCATCTCATGATATTGATGCAGGAATTCCTTTTAACGACAACGGAGATCATTTCGGAATGGAAGATTATCATGTTTTTTCTATGGAAGACATTTCATCAGAAGTAGTTGATAATGGTGTTGCATTGCATGTAGATGATGTTGCTTGGGCCGAGAAGCAAATGTGGGCACCTGATGCAGCCCATAAAAACGGAAAGTATTATTTGTATTTCCCTGCTAAACGTGCTAACGGAATCTTCCAGATTGGTGTTGCCATTTCAGATTCACCAATTGGTCCTTTTGTTCCCGAAAAAGAAGCGATAAAAGGGAGTTACAGTATTGATCCTGCCGTTTTTGAAGACGGAGATGGCAAGCATTATATTTATTTTGGAGGAATCTGGGGCGGACAGCTTCAGAAGTACCGTAATAACCAGTACAATCAAAATAACGAAGAACCTTTGGCAGATGAAAAAGCTCTTGGGCCAATCGTAGCTTTGCTAAGAGATGATATGTTGGAATTTGCAGAAGACCCGAAAGAGATTAAAATTTTGGATGAAAATGGAAATGAGATTCTCGCAGGAGATAATAGTCGTCGTTTTTTTGAAGCTTCTTGGGTTCATAAATACAACGAAAAATATTATTTCTCTTATTCAACTGGAGACACCCATTTTATCTGTTATGCGATTGGCGACAATCCGTATGGGCCGTTTACGTATCAGGGAAGAATTTTGAATCCTGTTGTGGGCTGGACATCGCATCATTCAATTTGTGAAGTAGAAGGGGAGTGGTATTTATTTTATCATGATTCGAGTTTGTCAAAAGGAGTAACACATTTAAGAAGCATGAAAGTAACCAAAATCGATTATTTAGAAGATGGTTCGATTATTACGATTGATCCGTATGGAATAAGAAGATTAATTGATTAA
- a CDS encoding SDR family NAD(P)-dependent oxidoreductase, with amino-acid sequence MSKKTAIVTGGNSGLGFATAKKLCDNGITTYIIGRSKEKTEDACKEIGENAIPVIFDLNDLKGIPAMIEGITKNNPIDILVNNAGINMKKEIPEVSDEDFLSIIHTNLLSVFAVSREVVKNMKDNGGGSIINISSMASQYGIPKVIAYSSSKGAIEAMTRAMAVELAQFGIRVNCIAPGFIKTKMSSTALDNDPERKNKVLGRTPMGYLGEPSDIADAVYYFALSESKYTTGTVLPVDGGNSIGF; translated from the coding sequence ATGAGCAAAAAAACAGCAATTGTAACTGGAGGTAATTCTGGTTTAGGATTTGCAACTGCAAAGAAATTATGTGATAACGGAATCACAACCTACATTATTGGAAGATCCAAAGAAAAAACAGAAGATGCCTGTAAAGAAATTGGAGAAAATGCTATTCCAGTAATCTTCGACTTAAATGACTTGAAAGGAATTCCTGCGATGATTGAAGGTATTACAAAAAATAACCCAATCGATATTTTGGTCAATAACGCTGGAATTAATATGAAAAAAGAAATTCCAGAGGTATCAGACGAAGACTTTTTATCGATAATCCATACCAATCTTTTAAGCGTTTTTGCTGTAAGCAGAGAAGTGGTGAAAAATATGAAAGATAATGGAGGTGGAAGTATAATCAATATTAGTTCGATGGCTTCGCAGTACGGAATTCCAAAAGTTATTGCCTATTCGTCAAGCAAAGGTGCAATTGAAGCAATGACTCGTGCTATGGCGGTTGAGTTGGCTCAATTTGGTATTAGAGTAAATTGTATAGCTCCAGGATTTATTAAAACTAAAATGTCGTCAACAGCACTTGATAATGATCCAGAAAGAAAAAATAAAGTGTTGGGAAGAACACCAATGGGATATTTAGGAGAACCATCAGACATTGCAGATGCGGTTTATTATTTCGCTTTAAGCGAATCAAAATATACTACTGGTACAGTGTTGCCTGTTGACGGCGGAAATAGTATTGGTTTTTAA
- the uxuA gene encoding mannonate dehydratase: protein MQQTMRWFGPNDNVKLIDIRQAGATGIVTALHQIPVGDVWTIEAIKERQEIIRNNGLEWTVVESLPVHEEIKRASGNYLQYIENYKISLQNLAKCGIKIITYNFMPILDWVRTNHNFINEDGSRALLYNQDAFTYFDVFLLKRPNSENDYSETEKEKALQFGNQLSEDEKALLFKNVLLGLPGSKIHFTAEQILSLLENYAEIDNQKLRENLIYFLSKVTPIAEKNEQKLAIHPDDPPFSVLGLPRIVSTEADLKAIFTAVPSIANGLCYCTGSLSADPKNNLEKIIDDFGDRIHFLHLRNTIRESESIFRESEHLDGDVKMELIVEKLLLLMDKTKISLPMRPDHGFLHQVDEEIETYPGYSLTGRLKGLAELRGLEMGIGYKLNL, encoded by the coding sequence ATGCAACAAACCATGAGATGGTTCGGTCCAAACGACAATGTCAAGTTGATTGACATCCGACAAGCTGGCGCAACGGGAATTGTAACCGCATTGCATCAAATTCCTGTTGGCGATGTATGGACGATTGAAGCAATAAAAGAAAGGCAAGAGATTATTCGTAACAACGGGTTGGAATGGACTGTGGTTGAAAGTCTTCCTGTTCATGAAGAAATCAAACGAGCTTCTGGAAATTATCTGCAATACATTGAAAATTATAAAATCAGTTTACAAAATCTGGCGAAGTGCGGCATCAAAATTATAACGTACAATTTCATGCCGATTCTGGATTGGGTAAGAACTAATCATAATTTTATAAATGAAGACGGAAGTAGAGCTTTACTGTACAATCAGGATGCATTTACTTATTTTGATGTTTTTCTTTTAAAAAGACCCAATTCAGAAAACGATTATTCAGAGACTGAAAAAGAAAAAGCTTTGCAGTTTGGAAATCAACTGTCTGAAGATGAAAAAGCACTTTTGTTTAAAAATGTCTTATTAGGATTGCCAGGAAGTAAAATCCATTTTACGGCAGAGCAGATTTTGTCCCTTTTAGAGAATTATGCTGAAATAGATAATCAAAAATTAAGAGAAAACCTGATTTATTTTTTATCAAAAGTAACTCCGATTGCGGAGAAAAATGAACAAAAGTTAGCGATTCATCCAGATGATCCGCCATTTTCGGTTTTAGGTCTTCCAAGAATTGTTTCAACAGAGGCCGATTTGAAAGCTATTTTCACCGCCGTTCCATCAATAGCAAACGGATTGTGTTATTGCACAGGATCATTAAGTGCTGATCCAAAAAATAATTTAGAGAAAATTATAGATGATTTTGGAGATAGAATTCATTTTTTGCATCTGAGAAACACCATCCGCGAAAGCGAAAGTATATTTAGGGAATCGGAACATTTAGATGGCGATGTTAAAATGGAACTGATTGTTGAGAAGTTGCTTTTATTGATGGATAAAACCAAAATAAGTCTGCCAATGCGCCCAGATCATGGTTTTCTTCATCAAGTTGATGAAGAAATAGAAACTTATCCAGGTTATTCTTTAACAGGAAGATTAAAAGGTTTGGCTGAGTTAAGAGGTTTGGAAATGGGAATTGGTTATAAACTGAATTTGTAA
- a CDS encoding xylulokinase: MYYIGYDIGSSSVKAALVEAETGKKVIVLNEPQNEMEILSIHPDWAEQDPEIWWQHICTATKRAIKEANIDASKIQGIGISYQMHGLVIVDEAGNALRNSIIWCDSRAVEIGNKAFAEIGEEKCMSHLLNSPGNFTASKLKWVKENEPEVYNKIAKYMLPGDYIALKLTGEVTTTKNGLSEGMLWDYKENKVADWLLEYYGIDQSLTPKIVENFTNQGVVTEKAATESGLPAGIPIVYRAGDQPNNALSLNVLNPGEVAATGGTSGVFYAISEMSSGKSTRVNNFVHVNYELETPRVGKLLNINGAGIQYRWLRNNMGNESYEAMNEKASNIEVGSEGVVVIPFGNGAERMFNNKTIGTHFLNLNLNIHNSAHLFRASLEGIAFSFVYGMECLKDDNATINVIRAGNDNLFRSEIFSNTVATLIGHEIEIYNTTGAVGAARAVGLKDGDYSKFGANVSDNDHVMTFLPLHNAAPYETAYKKWKQELELILTNK; this comes from the coding sequence ATGTATTATATCGGATATGATATTGGAAGTTCTTCTGTCAAGGCAGCCTTGGTAGAAGCAGAAACAGGTAAAAAAGTAATTGTTTTAAATGAACCGCAGAATGAAATGGAAATCCTTTCTATTCACCCAGATTGGGCAGAGCAGGATCCTGAAATCTGGTGGCAGCACATTTGTACAGCAACGAAAAGAGCCATTAAAGAAGCGAATATTGATGCATCGAAAATTCAGGGAATTGGTATTTCGTACCAAATGCATGGATTGGTAATTGTGGATGAAGCTGGAAATGCACTTCGTAATTCAATTATTTGGTGTGACAGCCGTGCAGTTGAGATTGGTAATAAGGCTTTCGCCGAAATTGGAGAAGAAAAATGCATGTCTCATTTATTGAATTCGCCAGGGAATTTTACAGCTTCGAAACTAAAATGGGTAAAAGAAAACGAACCAGAAGTTTATAATAAAATTGCCAAATACATGCTTCCGGGAGATTACATCGCTTTGAAATTGACAGGCGAAGTAACGACAACCAAAAATGGTTTGTCCGAAGGAATGCTTTGGGATTATAAAGAAAATAAAGTAGCCGACTGGCTTTTAGAATACTACGGTATCGATCAGTCTTTAACACCAAAAATAGTAGAAAACTTTACGAATCAAGGAGTTGTTACTGAAAAAGCTGCTACTGAATCAGGACTTCCAGCTGGAATTCCGATTGTGTATAGAGCAGGAGACCAGCCAAATAATGCTCTTTCATTAAATGTTTTAAATCCAGGAGAAGTAGCGGCAACAGGTGGAACATCTGGAGTTTTTTATGCGATAAGCGAAATGTCATCTGGAAAGAGTACACGAGTAAACAATTTCGTTCACGTAAATTACGAATTAGAAACGCCTAGAGTTGGTAAACTTTTAAATATTAACGGAGCAGGAATTCAATACAGATGGCTTCGCAATAATATGGGCAATGAAAGTTATGAAGCAATGAATGAAAAAGCTTCTAACATTGAGGTTGGATCTGAAGGTGTTGTAGTAATTCCTTTTGGGAATGGGGCTGAGCGTATGTTCAACAATAAGACTATTGGAACTCACTTTTTAAACCTCAACTTAAATATTCACAATAGCGCGCATTTGTTTAGAGCTTCTCTTGAAGGAATTGCGTTTTCGTTTGTATACGGAATGGAATGTCTGAAAGATGATAATGCGACGATTAATGTCATTAGAGCTGGAAACGATAATTTGTTTCGTTCAGAGATTTTCTCGAATACGGTAGCAACTTTAATTGGTCACGAAATCGAAATTTACAATACGACTGGAGCAGTTGGAGCAGCAAGGGCAGTGGGTTTAAAAGACGGTGATTACAGCAAGTTTGGAGCAAATGTAAGTGATAACGATCACGTAATGACGTTTTTACCGCTTCACAACGCAGCCCCTTACGAAACGGCTTATAAAAAATGGAAACAAGAATTAGAATTAATATTAACAAATAAATAA
- a CDS encoding alpha-glucuronidase family glycosyl hydrolase, translated as MALLRFLFFFLLISFSALAQKDYKLWLQYNVVANPAIALEYKNNFKGIIILGNSETIKIAEKEIKTGFLDLLGNIPEIKSDIKGENNLIIGSESNLNIELKNQLKSDFDKVNEEGVIIKEISFKNKKQIIITGKNNVAVLYGVFNFLRILQTNKSVKNLNIVDSPKTNIRILNHWDNLDRTVERGYAGFSLWNWQKLPDFIDQRYIDYARANASIGINGTVLTNVNANALILTPQYLEKVEALANVFRPYGIKVYLTARFSAPIEIGNLKTADPKDPEVINWWKSKSAEIYKRIPDFGGFLVKANSEGQPGPQNYGRDHIDGANMLADAVAPFGGVIMWRAFVYSEHDANDRAKQAYAEFQPYDGKFKENVIVQVKNGAIDFQPREPFHPLFGAMPKTPLMMEFQITQEYLGFSTHLVFLPKLFQEVLESDTYQKGKGSIVAKVVDGTLYQNKLTGIAGVANIGNDLNWTGHPFLQANWYGFGRLAWNPYLDSETIADEWLRSTFSNDENFIKPVKNMMMESREAVVNYMTPLGLHHIMDTGHHYGPGPWVSNLSRPEWNPTYYHKADKNGIGFDRSRSGTNAVSQYAQEVANIFDNLETCPEKDLLWFHHVSWNYKLKNGQTLWNGLALKYQEGVNQVAAMQNVWNKVEKYVDNERFNEVKMLLEIQNKEAKWWRDACLLYFQQFSGKELPDGVEKPTQTLEYFKSLKFPFAPGNG; from the coding sequence ATGGCTTTACTACGATTTCTTTTCTTCTTTCTTTTGATTTCCTTTTCGGCATTGGCACAAAAGGATTATAAATTGTGGCTTCAGTACAATGTAGTTGCTAATCCTGCAATAGCTTTAGAATACAAAAATAATTTTAAAGGAATTATTATTTTAGGAAACTCTGAAACTATTAAAATTGCTGAGAAAGAAATCAAAACAGGATTTTTAGATCTGTTGGGAAATATTCCTGAAATCAAATCAGATATAAAAGGAGAAAATAATCTTATCATTGGTTCAGAATCGAATTTAAATATCGAACTAAAAAATCAATTGAAATCTGATTTTGATAAAGTAAATGAGGAAGGGGTTATCATTAAAGAAATTTCTTTTAAAAACAAAAAGCAAATCATTATTACAGGAAAAAATAACGTTGCAGTTTTGTACGGTGTTTTTAATTTTTTAAGAATTTTACAAACTAATAAATCGGTTAAAAATTTAAATATTGTCGATTCTCCTAAAACCAATATAAGAATCCTAAATCATTGGGATAATCTAGATCGAACAGTTGAAAGGGGGTACGCCGGATTTTCGCTTTGGAACTGGCAGAAACTTCCTGATTTTATCGATCAACGCTACATTGATTACGCCAGAGCGAATGCCTCAATCGGAATTAACGGAACTGTTTTAACCAATGTAAACGCAAACGCTTTAATCCTAACTCCGCAGTATTTAGAAAAAGTGGAAGCTTTAGCCAATGTTTTTAGACCTTACGGAATAAAAGTCTATTTAACCGCGAGATTTTCAGCACCAATCGAAATTGGGAACTTAAAAACTGCCGATCCAAAAGATCCTGAAGTCATTAATTGGTGGAAAAGTAAGTCGGCTGAAATCTATAAACGAATTCCAGATTTTGGAGGTTTTTTGGTAAAAGCCAATTCAGAAGGTCAGCCTGGTCCGCAAAATTATGGACGAGATCATATTGATGGTGCGAATATGCTGGCTGATGCTGTTGCTCCTTTTGGCGGAGTAATTATGTGGAGAGCGTTTGTGTATTCAGAACACGATGCGAATGATCGTGCGAAACAAGCTTACGCCGAATTTCAGCCGTATGATGGAAAATTCAAAGAGAATGTAATTGTTCAGGTTAAAAATGGAGCAATCGATTTTCAGCCGAGAGAACCTTTTCATCCGTTATTCGGAGCTATGCCGAAAACACCTTTGATGATGGAGTTTCAAATTACACAGGAATATCTAGGTTTTAGTACACATTTGGTCTTTCTGCCTAAATTATTTCAGGAAGTTTTAGAATCTGATACGTACCAAAAAGGAAAAGGTTCAATCGTTGCTAAAGTTGTTGACGGTACTTTATATCAAAACAAATTAACCGGAATTGCAGGCGTTGCCAATATTGGGAATGATCTAAACTGGACAGGACATCCTTTTTTACAAGCAAATTGGTATGGCTTCGGAAGACTGGCTTGGAATCCGTATTTAGATTCTGAAACTATTGCTGATGAATGGTTAAGAAGTACTTTTTCAAACGATGAAAATTTCATTAAACCTGTAAAAAATATGATGATGGAATCTCGTGAAGCCGTTGTCAATTATATGACACCGCTTGGGTTGCATCATATTATGGATACAGGACATCATTACGGGCCAGGCCCTTGGGTTTCTAATTTGTCAAGACCAGAATGGAATCCGACATACTATCATAAAGCAGACAAAAACGGAATTGGTTTCGATAGATCCAGATCAGGAACAAATGCCGTTTCGCAATATGCGCAAGAAGTCGCAAATATTTTTGATAATTTAGAAACCTGTCCTGAAAAAGATCTTTTGTGGTTTCATCATGTTTCGTGGAATTATAAACTAAAAAATGGACAAACACTTTGGAATGGTTTGGCACTCAAATATCAAGAAGGTGTAAATCAGGTGGCAGCAATGCAGAACGTTTGGAATAAAGTAGAAAAATATGTTGACAATGAACGTTTCAATGAGGTGAAAATGTTATTAGAAATTCAGAACAAAGAAGCAAAATGGTGGCGTGATGCGTGTTTGCTGTATTTTCAGCAGTTTTCGGGAAAAGAACTTCCTGATGGAGTTGAAAAACCAACACAGACTTTGGAATATTTTAAATCATTAAAATTTCCATTTGCACCAGGGAATGGATAA